In a genomic window of Urocitellus parryii isolate mUroPar1 chromosome 11, mUroPar1.hap1, whole genome shotgun sequence:
- the Marcksl1 gene encoding MARCKS-related protein: MGSQSSKAPRGDVTAEEAAGASPAKANGQENGHVKSNGDLSPKGEGESPPVNGTDEAAGATGDAIEPAPPGQGAEAKGETAPKETPKKKKKFSFKKPFKLSGLSFKRNRKEGGGDSSASSPTEEEQEQGEIGACSEEGTAQEGKAAATPESQEPQAKGAEASAASSKGGDTEEEAGPQAAEPSTPLGSESGPASASVEQNE; this comes from the exons ATGGGCAGCCAGAGCTCCAAGGCTCCCCGGGGCGACGTGACCGCCGAGGAGGCAGCAGGCGCTTCCCCCGCAAAGGCCAACGGACAG GAGAATGGCCACGTGAAAAGCAATGGAGACTTATCCCCCAAGGGTGAAGGGGAGTCGCCCCCCGTGAACGGAACAGATGAGGCAGCTGGGGCCACTGGTGATGCCATCGAGCCAGCACCCCCTGGCCAGGGCGCTGAGGCCAAGGGGGAAACCGCTCCCAAGGAGACCcctaagaagaagaagaaattctctTTCAAGAAGCCTTTTAAATTGAGTGGCCTGTCCTTCAAGAGAAATCggaaggagggtgggggtgattcttctgcctcctcACCcacagaggaagagcaggagcagGGGGAGATCGGTGCCTGCAGCGAGGAGGGCACTGCCCAGGAAGGGAAGGCTGCTGCCACCCCCGAGAGCCAGGAGCCCCAGGCCAAAGGGGCAGAGGCCAGTGCTGCCTCCTCCAAGGGAGGAGACACAGAAGAAGAGGCAGGGCCCCAGGCTGCAGAGCCGTCCACTCCCTTGGGGTCAGAAAGTGGCCCTGCATCAGCCAGCGTTGAGCAGAATGAGTAG
- the Hdac1 gene encoding histone deacetylase 1 isoform X2 — MAQTQGTRRKVCYYYDGDVGNYYYGQGHPMKPHRIRMTHNLLLNYGLYRKMEIYRPHKANAEEMTKYHSDDYIKFLRSIRPDNMSEYSKQMQRFNVGEDCPVFDGLFEFCQLSTGGSVASAVKLNKQQTDIAVNWAGGLHHAKKSEASGFCYVNDIVLAILELLKYHQRVLYIDIDIHHGDGVEEAFYTTDRVMTVSFHKYGEYFPGTGDLRDIGAGKGKYYAVNYPLRDGIDDESYEAIFKPGMPSVWNLSRASTCLC; from the exons ATGGCGCAGACTCAGGGCACCAGGAGGAAAGTCTGTTACTACTACGACG GGGATGTTGGAAATTACTATTATGGACAAGGCCACCCAATGAAGCCTCACCGAATCCGCATGACTCACAATTTGCTGCTCAACTATGGTCTCTAccgaaaaatggaaatttat CGCCCTCACAAAGCCAATGCTGAGGAGATGACCAAGTACCACAGTGATGACTACATCAAATTCTTGCGCTCCATTCGTCCAGATAACATGTCTGAGTATAGCAAGCAGATGCAGAGAT TCAATGTTGGTGAGGACTGTCCAGTATTCGATGGCCTGTTTGAGTTCTGTCAGTTGTCTACTGGTGGCTCTGTCG CAAGTGCCGTGAAACTTAATAAGCAGCAGACGGACATCGCTGTGAATTGGGCTGGGGGCCTGCACCATGCAAAGAAGTCCGAGGCATCAGGCTTCTGTTACGTCAATGATATCGTCTTGGCCATCCTGGAACTGCTAAA GTATCACCAGAGGGTGCTGTATATTGACATTGATATTCACCATGGCGATGGCGTGGAAGAGGCCTTCTATACCACAGACCGGGTCATGACTGTGTCCTTTCATAAATATGGAGAGTACTTCCCAGGAACTGGGGACCTACGG GATATTGGGGCTGGCAAAGGCAAGTATTATGCTGTTAACTACCCACTCCGAGATGGGATTGATGACGAGTCCTATGAGGCCATTTTCAAGCCG GGCATGCCAAGTGTGTGGAATTTGTCAAGAGCTTCAACCTGCCTATGCTGA
- the Hdac1 gene encoding histone deacetylase 1 isoform X1 — MAQTQGTRRKVCYYYDGDVGNYYYGQGHPMKPHRIRMTHNLLLNYGLYRKMEIYRPHKANAEEMTKYHSDDYIKFLRSIRPDNMSEYSKQMQRFNVGEDCPVFDGLFEFCQLSTGGSVASAVKLNKQQTDIAVNWAGGLHHAKKSEASGFCYVNDIVLAILELLKYHQRVLYIDIDIHHGDGVEEAFYTTDRVMTVSFHKYGEYFPGTGDLRDIGAGKGKYYAVNYPLRDGIDDESYEAIFKPVMSKVMEMFQPSAVVLQCGSDSLSGDRLGCFNLTIKGHAKCVEFVKSFNLPMLMLGGGGYTIRNVARCWTYETAVALDTEIPNELPYNDYFEYFGPDFKLHISPSNMTNQNTNEYLEKIKQRLFENLRMLPHAPGVQMQAIPEDAIPEESGDEDEEDPDKRISICSSDKRIACEEEFSDSDEEGEGGRKNSSNFKKAKRVKTEDEKEKDPEEKKEVTEEEKSKEEKPEAKGVKEEVKLA, encoded by the exons ATGGCGCAGACTCAGGGCACCAGGAGGAAAGTCTGTTACTACTACGACG GGGATGTTGGAAATTACTATTATGGACAAGGCCACCCAATGAAGCCTCACCGAATCCGCATGACTCACAATTTGCTGCTCAACTATGGTCTCTAccgaaaaatggaaatttat CGCCCTCACAAAGCCAATGCTGAGGAGATGACCAAGTACCACAGTGATGACTACATCAAATTCTTGCGCTCCATTCGTCCAGATAACATGTCTGAGTATAGCAAGCAGATGCAGAGAT TCAATGTTGGTGAGGACTGTCCAGTATTCGATGGCCTGTTTGAGTTCTGTCAGTTGTCTACTGGTGGCTCTGTCG CAAGTGCCGTGAAACTTAATAAGCAGCAGACGGACATCGCTGTGAATTGGGCTGGGGGCCTGCACCATGCAAAGAAGTCCGAGGCATCAGGCTTCTGTTACGTCAATGATATCGTCTTGGCCATCCTGGAACTGCTAAA GTATCACCAGAGGGTGCTGTATATTGACATTGATATTCACCATGGCGATGGCGTGGAAGAGGCCTTCTATACCACAGACCGGGTCATGACTGTGTCCTTTCATAAATATGGAGAGTACTTCCCAGGAACTGGGGACCTACGG GATATTGGGGCTGGCAAAGGCAAGTATTATGCTGTTAACTACCCACTCCGAGATGGGATTGATGACGAGTCCTATGAGGCCATTTTCAAGCCG GTCATGTCCAAAGTAATGGAGATGTTCCAGCCTAGTGCGGTGGTCTTACAATGTGGCTCAGATTCCCTGTCTGGGGATCGGTTAGGTTGCTTCAATCTGACCATCAAAG GGCATGCCAAGTGTGTGGAATTTGTCAAGAGCTTCAACCTGCCTATGCTGATGCTGGGAGGAGGTGGTTACACCATTCGTAATGTGGCCCGGTGCTGGACATACGAAACAGCTGTGGCTCTGGACACAGAGATCCCCAATG AGCTTCCATACAATGACTACTTCGAGTATTTTGGACCAGATTTCAAGCTTCACATCAGTCCTTCCAACATGACTAACCAGAACACGAATGAGTACCTGGAGAAGATAAA ACAGCGGCTCTTTGAGAACCTGAGAATGCTGCCCCATGCACCTGGGGTCCAAATGCAGGCCATTCCCGAGGATGCCATCCCAGAGGAGAGTGGTGATGAGGACGAAGAAGACCCTGACAAGCGAATCTCGA TCTGTTCCTCTGACAAACGAATTGCCTGTGAGGAAGAATTCTCTGACTCGGATGAGGAAGGAGAGGGTGGCCGCAAAAACTCTTCCAACTTCAAAAAAGCCAAGAGAGTCAAAACAGaggatgaaaaagagaaagacccAGAGGAGAAGAAAG AAGTCACAGAAGAGGAGAAATCCAAGGAGGAGAAGCCAGAAGCCAAAGG GGTCAAAGAGGAGGTCAAGTTGGCCTGA